In a single window of the Methanolobus psychrophilus R15 genome:
- a CDS encoding cell surface protein has protein sequence MKIKQTNIILIMIILFAISVSNASAIETAKGSVAPISHTEHFSPAIYEDKTVWVENHPYSGSNIYLYNLSSNTGKQISTSGSAASPAIYNDMIIWLDGSNFTRKLISVDDKHVYSGNSNIHIYDISSGEETQITTSESIKGSPEIYEDKIVWSDYRNGNLGIYMYDLSAGEESEITSHPYQGDYVGLGEEIIDGESQIIYAPAESIDLAIYGNTIAWENNSTIYMYDILTGEEKRVTNDEAMIFAGPAVYEDKIVWSDLRDYPNSPAYYPISLSDIYMYNISSGEEIQVTTNETLGYESLKFSPVIYEDVIVWADSTSIAGPSHIHMYKISSGEASQLPTAGWYFNMNDQSLAIYGNRIVWEGWTYDTSHIGLFTLNEQILPDPEDPIQEPIGDTPDEVPVDDEVPIDEVPVEEAPIGEDPVEEVPVEKAPVEKAPVEEAPVEETPVEKEPADEVLVDEEVPVEEDPVEEAPVEEAPVEKEPTDEDPVEKGHVDELPVVDKTTERAKGIETRITTSISSFNPVIYGDWIAWENYFHQSVSLFNIPTKEEIILTSEFGSSPAIYENEVVWFDIPRHNATDDHHFAGFYLYDISSGESSPVIELDSFGNIVFSDDILVWQDYRNRNWDIYMYCLSLEEERQITSQPSDQINPAAHGNIIVWQDNRSGNWDVYMYDISTGEEQQITTDTSDQTDPAIHKDKIVWQDYRNGNWDIYMYDIFSGEETQITTNQSHQREPAIYGDRIVWVDERNVAYIEDYIFFMPEIYMYDISTGKEFRITEWAYSDYIFTETHWREGLAIYENRIVWSDSRGGMDHFDIFMFTLDEQAPPVQEDPIKALEELQDYISGMEGVNTGTKNSLNANLKNAIHMLEMGDAEKSIDRLSKIIASIEGQLLPKDRLSTEQAEYLTSELQRIIELIESSDVVIIQDSASEETLEDVTVEEEPIEESTEEPGEETPADEETVDDAPAEEAPVNESFEEPVDDKEQVDDTPIEEETVEEVTVEEPVEEDIAEETPVEEKAPENSATEEMVVEETLAE, from the coding sequence ATGAAGATCAAGCAGACTAATATAATTCTTATTATGATCATTCTATTTGCAATATCTGTCAGCAATGCTAGTGCAATAGAAACAGCTAAAGGCTCTGTAGCGCCAATAAGTCATACTGAACACTTCAGTCCAGCAATCTACGAGGATAAAACGGTCTGGGTGGAAAATCACCCTTATTCTGGTAGCAATATATACTTGTACAATTTATCTTCAAACACAGGAAAACAAATATCAACAAGTGGTAGTGCCGCAAGTCCTGCAATTTATAATGACATGATAATTTGGCTAGATGGATCAAACTTTACTAGGAAACTGATTTCAGTTGATGATAAGCATGTCTATAGTGGCAATTCAAATATCCATATATACGATATTTCTTCAGGGGAAGAAACTCAAATAACTACCAGTGAGTCTATAAAAGGCTCCCCTGAAATCTACGAAGATAAGATCGTATGGTCGGATTATAGGAACGGTAACCTGGGCATTTACATGTACGATCTATCGGCTGGAGAGGAGAGCGAGATAACATCGCATCCATACCAAGGAGACTACGTGGGGCTTGGGGAGGAAATCATAGATGGTGAATCTCAGATAATTTACGCTCCAGCGGAGTCGATAGATCTTGCCATATATGGTAATACGATAGCCTGGGAGAACAACAGCACTATCTACATGTATGATATCTTGACTGGAGAGGAAAAGCGAGTTACAAATGATGAAGCAATGATCTTTGCAGGTCCTGCAGTTTATGAGGATAAAATAGTGTGGTCTGACCTTCGTGATTATCCTAATAGTCCTGCCTACTATCCCATATCTCTCTCAGATATCTATATGTACAATATATCCTCAGGAGAGGAGATCCAAGTCACTACAAATGAAACCCTTGGATACGAGTCCCTTAAGTTCAGTCCTGTAATATATGAAGATGTGATCGTATGGGCCGATAGCACTTCGATAGCAGGTCCATCACACATCCATATGTACAAGATCTCTTCTGGAGAAGCATCTCAATTGCCAACTGCTGGTTGGTACTTCAACATGAATGATCAATCTCTTGCAATTTACGGAAATAGGATTGTATGGGAAGGATGGACCTACGACACTTCCCACATCGGCCTGTTCACATTGAATGAACAGATACTGCCCGACCCAGAAGATCCGATCCAGGAACCTATAGGAGACACTCCAGATGAAGTACCGGTAGACGATGAAGTACCGATAGATGAAGTTCCGGTAGAAGAAGCTCCGATAGGTGAAGATCCAGTGGAAGAAGTACCAGTAGAAAAAGCACCAGTAGAAAAAGCACCAGTAGAAGAAGCACCAGTGGAAGAAACTCCGGTTGAAAAAGAACCAGCTGATGAAGTACTGGTAGACGAAGAAGTACCAGTAGAAGAAGATCCAGTAGAAGAAGCACCAGTAGAAGAAGCACCAGTAGAAAAAGAACCAACTGATGAAGATCCAGTAGAGAAAGGACATGTTGATGAACTGCCAGTGGTGGACAAAACAACAGAAAGGGCCAAGGGGATAGAAACACGTATCACGACATCAATTAGTTCATTTAATCCAGTAATTTATGGAGACTGGATAGCATGGGAAAATTATTTCCATCAATCTGTTTCTTTATTCAATATACCCACAAAAGAAGAAATCATATTAACATCAGAATTTGGTTCAAGTCCTGCAATATATGAAAACGAAGTAGTATGGTTTGACATCCCCCGCCATAACGCTACTGATGATCATCATTTCGCTGGATTTTATTTGTATGATATTTCTTCAGGAGAGAGCTCGCCGGTTATTGAATTGGATAGCTTTGGCAATATCGTATTTTCCGATGACATCCTGGTATGGCAGGATTACAGGAATAGAAACTGGGATATTTACATGTATTGCCTATCTTTGGAAGAAGAAAGGCAAATAACAAGCCAACCATCCGACCAGATAAATCCGGCTGCCCATGGAAATATAATAGTTTGGCAGGATAATCGTAGTGGAAATTGGGACGTTTACATGTACGACATTTCAACCGGAGAGGAGCAGCAGATAACCACAGACACATCTGATCAGACTGATCCGGCCATACATAAAGATAAGATAGTGTGGCAAGATTATCGGAATGGGAACTGGGACATATATATGTACGATATCTTTTCAGGTGAGGAGACACAAATAACAACAAATCAATCTCATCAAAGAGAACCTGCGATATATGGAGACAGGATAGTTTGGGTTGATGAGCGTAATGTGGCTTACATTGAAGATTATATATTTTTCATGCCTGAAATTTACATGTACGATATATCTACTGGTAAGGAATTTAGGATTACTGAATGGGCATACTCGGACTACATCTTCACAGAGACTCACTGGAGAGAAGGTCTTGCAATATATGAGAACAGAATTGTGTGGTCTGATAGCCGTGGTGGGATGGATCACTTCGACATATTTATGTTCACTCTTGACGAGCAAGCACCACCAGTTCAAGAAGATCCTATAAAAGCGCTTGAAGAACTCCAAGACTATATTAGTGGTATGGAAGGAGTGAACACCGGTACTAAAAACTCTTTGAATGCAAACCTAAAGAACGCAATTCACATGCTTGAGATGGGAGATGCTGAAAAAAGTATTGATAGGCTAAGCAAGATCATCGCTTCTATTGAAGGGCAACTACTTCCAAAGGACAGATTATCCACTGAGCAGGCAGAATATCTGACCAGTGAGCTGCAGAGGATCATCGAGCTTATAGAGAGCTCAGATGTTGTAATAATCCAAGATTCTGCATCAGAAGAGACACTTGAGGATGTAACAGTTGAAGAGGAACCTATTGAAGAATCAACAGAAGAACCGGGTGAAGAAACCCCCGCAGATGAAGAAACAGTAGATGACGCTCCGGCCGAAGAAGCACCTGTGAATGAGTCTTTTGAAGAACCAGTAGATGATAAAGAGCAGGTGGATGATACTCCGATAGAAGAAGAAACTGTTGAGGAAGTGACAGTTGAAGAACCAGTAGAAGAAGACATTGCAGAAGAAACACCAGTTGAAGAAAAAGCACCTGAAAACAGTGCAACGGAGGAAATGGTAGTAGAAGAGACATTAGCAGAGTAA
- a CDS encoding IS605 OrfB family transposase, with amino-acid sequence MLLTVKLKLYPSEEQHVRLLNTMEQFNKACNYISEVAWSNRVFGKIRIQKLVYRDVRNTFGLSAQMVVRAIGKVSESYKIDKSKKHEFDSHGAIVYDQRILTFKTADEISILTLDGRERMGIKYGEYCQLTSRRVRGQADLVYHNNTFYLMVVVDVPEEEKIDPNGVVGVDMGIVNIATTSDGKMYSGEKCTEIRQRYSAIKSKLQQAGTWSAKKHLKRISGRERRFKRDINHQTAKDIVQTAKDTDRAIAIEDLTGIRSRSTVSKAIRESIGKWAFSELGMFIKYKAALKGIPVYDVDPRNTSRMCSVCGNIDKKNRKNSLQ; translated from the coding sequence ATGTTATTAACTGTCAAACTCAAACTGTATCCTTCCGAAGAACAACATGTCAGGCTATTGAACACGATGGAACAGTTCAATAAAGCATGTAATTACATATCGGAAGTTGCATGGTCAAACCGAGTTTTCGGTAAGATCAGGATACAGAAACTTGTCTATCGGGATGTCAGGAACACATTCGGATTGTCTGCACAAATGGTCGTCAGGGCTATTGGAAAGGTTTCTGAATCATACAAGATAGATAAGAGCAAAAAACACGAATTTGATAGTCATGGAGCCATAGTATACGATCAGCGTATCCTAACGTTCAAAACAGCCGATGAGATCTCTATCCTGACATTAGATGGCAGGGAACGAATGGGCATAAAATACGGAGAATATTGTCAGTTAACATCCCGTAGGGTCCGTGGCCAGGCAGATCTTGTATACCATAATAATACATTCTATCTGATGGTGGTTGTCGATGTCCCAGAGGAAGAGAAGATCGATCCAAATGGAGTGGTCGGTGTCGATATGGGTATCGTTAACATTGCAACAACATCGGATGGAAAGATGTATTCTGGAGAAAAGTGTACTGAGATTAGACAAAGATATTCCGCTATCAAGTCCAAACTCCAACAGGCTGGTACCTGGTCGGCAAAGAAACATCTGAAGAGGATCAGCGGAAGAGAAAGACGGTTTAAGCGTGACATAAACCATCAGACAGCTAAAGATATCGTACAGACTGCAAAAGACACTGATCGAGCAATTGCCATCGAAGATCTGACTGGTATAAGGTCGAGAAGCACGGTTTCAAAAGCAATACGGGAATCTATTGGAAAATGGGCATTCAGTGAGCTTGGAATGTTCATTAAATACAAGGCAGCTCTCAAAGGCATACCAGTATATGATGTTGATCCCAGGAATACATCAAGGATGTGTTCAGTATGCGGAAATATCGATAAAAAGAACAGAAAAAACAGCTTGCAGTAA
- a CDS encoding IS605 OrfB family transposase — MGIKYGEYCQLTSRRVRGQADLVYHNNTFYLMVVVDVPEEEKIDPNGVVGVDMGIVNIATTSDGKMYSGKKCTEIRQRYSAIKSKLQQAGTWSAKKHLKRISGRERRFKRDINHQTAKDIVQTAKDTDRAIAIEDLTGIRSRSTVSKAIRESIGKWAFSELGMFIKYKAALKGIPVYDVDPRNTSRMCSVCGNIDKKNRKNQSEFKCTKCNHTENADVNASKNIASRGICQLSQRPLPV, encoded by the coding sequence ATGGGCATAAAATACGGAGAATATTGTCAGTTAACATCCCGTAGGGTCCGTGGCCAGGCAGATCTTGTATACCATAATAATACATTCTATCTGATGGTGGTTGTCGATGTCCCAGAGGAAGAGAAGATCGATCCAAATGGAGTGGTCGGTGTCGATATGGGTATCGTTAACATTGCAACAACATCGGATGGAAAGATGTATTCTGGAAAAAAGTGTACTGAGATTAGACAAAGATATTCCGCTATCAAGTCCAAGCTCCAACAGGCTGGTACCTGGTCGGCAAAGAAACACCTGAAGAGGATCAGCGGAAGGGAAAGACGGTTTAAGCGTGACATAAACCATCAGACAGCTAAAGATATCGTACAGACTGCAAAAGACACTGATCGAGCAATTGCCATCGAAGATCTGACTGGTATAAGGTCGAGAAGCACGGTTTCAAAAGCAATACGGGAATCTATTGGAAAATGGGCATTCAGTGAGCTTGGAATGTTCATTAAATACAAGGCAGCTCTCAAAGGCATACCAGTATATGATGTTGATCCCAGGAATACATCAAGGATGTGTTCAGTATGCGGAAATATCGATAAAAAGAACAGAAAAAATCAGTCTGAGTTCAAATGTACAAAATGTAACCATACTGAAAATGCCGATGTAAACGCTTCGAAAAATATCGCATCCAGGGGCATCTGTCAATTGTCCCAACGTCCTCTGCCTGTTTAA
- a CDS encoding 4Fe-4S ferredoxin, iron-sulfur-containing protein produces MFDSYLENTLLYYPQKCINCLRCTQVCPHGVFAEGKEHAELMQPAACMECGACVRNCPVQAIEVQSGVGCAWAMISAALRGKGMDSGECGCGGEQMSCCGGGAKESFSNREEMSTPED; encoded by the coding sequence ATGTTTGATTCTTATCTTGAAAATACCCTCCTCTATTATCCTCAAAAGTGTATCAATTGCCTGCGGTGTACGCAGGTCTGTCCCCATGGAGTCTTTGCTGAAGGAAAAGAGCATGCTGAGCTCATGCAGCCAGCCGCATGTATGGAGTGTGGGGCATGTGTCCGGAATTGCCCGGTTCAGGCAATAGAAGTACAGAGCGGTGTCGGCTGTGCATGGGCAATGATCAGTGCAGCACTGAGAGGCAAGGGTATGGATAGTGGAGAGTGTGGCTGCGGTGGAGAACAGATGTCCTGCTGTGGTGGGGGTGCAAAGGAATCATTCTCAAATAGAGAAGAAATGTCCACCCCAGAGGATTAA
- a CDS encoding AbrB family transcriptional regulator has protein sequence MTKKKNVHEACDPDGSVCDCNQVSACKVEAILNVDERGQMVLPKDVREKASINSGNKLALISWEKDGSICCLALIKAENLSGMVKEVLDPLMHMHD, from the coding sequence ATGACTAAAAAGAAGAACGTCCATGAAGCTTGTGATCCTGATGGATCGGTATGCGATTGCAACCAGGTTTCTGCATGCAAGGTGGAGGCAATCCTCAATGTTGATGAAAGGGGACAGATGGTACTACCAAAAGACGTGCGGGAAAAAGCGAGCATTAATAGTGGAAATAAACTCGCTTTGATCAGCTGGGAAAAGGACGGCAGCATCTGTTGTCTTGCTCTTATCAAAGCCGAAAACCTTAGTGGAATGGTAAAGGAAGTGCTTGACCCATTGATGCACATGCATGATTAG
- a CDS encoding transposase: MDDLTDFALNEEYKRLQSVGDKLAEIESLIDWKPFRPILESMYKNRTASGGRPEADVIVMFKMLVLQQWHGLSDAELERQCIDRISFRKFLGFPEYVPDSKTVWSFRKRISDNGKEKEIWDEMQKQLNALGLKIKKGMIQDATFIHSNPGHAKADEPRGKDAKTARSKDGTWAKKGGKSHFGYKLHTIIDKEYELIRRFETTTASVHDSQVDLSEVGEVVYRDKGYFGAVAKGFAATMQRAVRGHPLGINDVLRNERISVQRVPCERVYAVAKEVFKAGKVLVTNVERVNVKMLITAFSFNLHQLRTLKRKGTI, translated from the coding sequence ATGGATGATTTGACTGATTTTGCTCTTAATGAAGAATATAAACGCCTTCAATCCGTTGGAGACAAGCTTGCAGAAATAGAATCACTTATTGATTGGAAACCGTTTCGTCCAATTCTGGAATCAATGTACAAGAACAGAACAGCTTCAGGCGGCAGGCCTGAAGCTGATGTTATTGTGATGTTTAAAATGCTTGTTCTACAACAATGGCATGGTCTTTCTGATGCTGAACTTGAAAGACAGTGTATTGACAGAATATCCTTTAGGAAATTTCTGGGGTTTCCTGAATATGTTCCAGACAGTAAAACTGTCTGGTCATTTAGAAAGAGAATTAGCGATAATGGAAAAGAGAAAGAAATATGGGACGAGATGCAAAAACAGCTTAATGCTCTTGGATTGAAGATCAAAAAAGGGATGATCCAGGATGCCACATTCATCCACTCCAACCCTGGACATGCTAAAGCTGATGAACCTCGTGGAAAGGATGCTAAAACAGCTAGAAGCAAAGATGGAACCTGGGCAAAAAAAGGTGGCAAATCTCATTTTGGCTACAAGCTTCATACAATTATTGATAAGGAATATGAACTGATCAGAAGATTTGAAACAACAACTGCATCAGTACATGATTCACAGGTAGATCTATCTGAAGTGGGTGAAGTAGTCTACCGTGACAAAGGATACTTTGGAGCAGTTGCAAAGGGTTTTGCAGCAACAATGCAAAGAGCGGTAAGAGGACATCCATTAGGAATAAACGATGTTCTCAGAAATGAAAGGATAAGTGTACAGCGAGTTCCATGTGAAAGAGTCTATGCAGTAGCAAAGGAAGTGTTCAAAGCAGGAAAAGTGCTTGTCACAAATGTGGAAAGGGTGAATGTAAAAATGCTGATTACAGCTTTTTCTTTTAATCTTCATCAATTGAGAACACTGAAAAGGAAGGGAACTATCTAA
- a CDS encoding DNA polymerase beta domain protein region, with protein sequence MIKRDSVLGRLDELLAELKRNYKVKEIGLFGSVVRNECKTDSDIDFLVEFEKGADLFDLVALGIFLEEEFGSKVDIVSKRAVRDELKGRILSEVVYANA encoded by the coding sequence ATGATCAAAAGGGATAGTGTTCTGGGAAGACTGGATGAGCTGCTTGCGGAGTTGAAAAGGAACTATAAGGTAAAAGAAATAGGCCTTTTTGGGTCGGTGGTGAGGAATGAATGCAAAACCGACAGCGATATAGACTTCCTTGTTGAGTTTGAGAAAGGTGCGGATCTTTTTGATCTCGTGGCCCTTGGAATTTTTCTTGAAGAAGAGTTCGGGTCAAAGGTAGATATAGTATCTAAACGTGCCGTAAGGGATGAATTGAAGGGCAGGATCTTGTCAGAAGTGGTTTATGCGAACGCATAA